A section of the Triticum dicoccoides isolate Atlit2015 ecotype Zavitan chromosome 7A, WEW_v2.0, whole genome shotgun sequence genome encodes:
- the LOC119329131 gene encoding UDP-glycosyltransferase 73C6-like: MVYQGAPNGRANGTGAGHDDVGSAAKAHFVFVPLMFQGHVIPAVDTALLLATHGALASVVATPSNAARIRPTVDLARRSGLPIRLVELPLDCAAEGLPEGADDVDKIPLGLEVNYFRALTLLAEPLERHLRAHPPYPTCIVSDFCHAWTVQVAASLKVPRLCFFSMCAFCVLCQHNVERYNSYDAVADDNEPVVVPGLERRIEVTRAQAPGFFRAPGFEKLADEIELALAESDGVVMNSFLEMEPEYVAGYAAARNLKLWTIGPVSLYHQHAATLAKRGNTTTAIDADECLRWLQGKEPSTVVYVSFGSIVHADPKQTVELGLGLEASGHPFVWVLKNPDQYSEDVREFLQDLEERVAGRGMLIRGWSPQVLILNHVAVGGFVTHCGWNSTLEAITAGLPVVTWPHFSDQFLNEKLAVEVLGIGVSVGIKEPLLWAAKKGVVVGREVVEAAVRNIMDGGGEGGERRRKALALSEKARAAVQKGGSSLGNLLDLIKNFEVDAGGCTTE, encoded by the coding sequence ACCAGGGAGCACCAAACGGCCGGGCAAACGGCACCGGGGCCGGGCATGACGACGTCGGGAGCGCCGCTAAGGCGCACTTCGTCTTCGTCCCGCTCATGTTCCAGGGCCACGTGATCCCGGCGGTGGACACCGCTCTGCTGCTGGCCACGCACGGCGCGCTCGCCAGCGTCGTCGCGACGCCGTCCAACGCCGCGCGCATCCGCCCGACGGTCGACCTCGCGCGGCGGTCCGGCCTGCCCATCCGGCTCGTGGAGCTCCCGCTCGACTGCGCCGCCGAGGGCCTGCCCGAGGGAGCCGACGACGTCGACAAGATCCCGCTTGGCCTCGAGGTGAACTACTTCCGCGCCCTGACGCTCCTCGCGGAGCCGCTCGAGCGCCACCTCCGCGCGCACCCGCCGTACCCGACGTGCATCGTCTCCGACTTCTGCCACGCGTGGACCGTGCAAGTCGCGGCCAGTCTCAAGGTCCCGCGGCTCTGCTTCTTCAGCATGTGCGCCTTCTGCGTCCTGTGCCAGCACAACGTCGAGAGGTACAACTCCTACGACGCCGTGGCCGACGACAACGAGCCGGTGGTCGTACCGGGCCTGGAGAGGCGAATCGAGGTGACCAGGGCGCAAGCCCCCGGGTTCTTCCGGGCGCCCGGGTTCGAGAAGCTAGCCGATGAAATCGAGTTGGCGCTAGCTGAGTCCGATGGCGTCGTCATGAACTCCTTCCTGGAGATGGAGCCGGAGTACGTCGCTGGGTACGCGGCCGCCAGGAACTTGAAGCTGTGGACCATCGGGCCGGTGTCGCTGTACCACCAGCACGCCGCCACGCTAGCAAAGAGAGGGAACACCACCACCGCCATTGACGCCGACGAGTGCCTCCGATGGCTCCAGGGCAAGGAGCCCAGCACCGTCGTGTACGTCAGCTTCGGGAGCATCGTGCACGCCGACCCGAAGCAGACCGTCGAGCTCGGGCTCGGGCTCGAGGCGTCGGGGCACCCGTTCGTCTGGGTTCTGAAGAACCCCGACCAATACAGCGAGGACGTGCGCGAGTTCCTGCAGGACCTCGAGGAGCGCGTCGCCGGCCGCGGGATGCTGATCAGAGGGTGGTCGCCACAGGTGCTTATCCTGAACCACGTGGCGGTGGGTGGCTTCGTGACGCACTGCGGGTGGAACTCGACATTGGAGGCGATCACGGCCGGGCTGCCAGTGGTGACATGGCCGCACTTCTCGGACCAGTTCTTGAACGAGAAGCTGGCCGTGGAGGTGCTGGGAATAGGCGTGAGCGTCGGTATTAAGGAGCCATTGCTGTGGGCGGCGAAGAAGGGGGTCGTGGTGGGTAgagaggtggtggaggcggcggtcaGGAACATCATggacggaggaggagaggggggcgagaggaggaggaaggcgctggCGCTCTCGGAGAAGGCGAGGGCGGCCGTGCAGAAGGGCGGGTCGTCGCTTGGTAACCTGCTAGATCTTATCAAGAATTTCGAGGTGGACGCGGGAGGTTGCACAACTGAATGA